The DNA window CTTCTTCGAGTGGACGCTCATCGAAGGACGCAACGACACGCCTGAACACGCGAACACGTTGGGCGCGCTGCTCGCCGGCATGGACGCGCACGTGAACGTGATTCCCCTCAATCCCACGGTGGGTTACGACGGTGGACCCAGCCAGCCCGCGTCGGTGCGCGCCTTCCAGGACACGCTGATGGCGCACGGCATCCCCAGCACCGTGCGTCAACGCCGCGGCATCGACATTGACGCGGGCTGTGGCCAGCTCAAGTCCGCGGTGGAGCGGCGCTCGCGTCGTTCACTTCCCACCAGCCCGTGACGCCGTCGCGGGAAGGACACACGCATGTCAGCCGCGCCCGTTAACGTGCGCCGCCGACACGTGCGGTCCCGGCCCTACAACTGGTCTCATCATCTGTAACGCTGGAAAACACCCGCGAGGTTTCAGCGGGGAGCCTCTTGCACGCTCCATGGCCGTGGGCACATTCTTTCCACCGGCTTCCCGGGGAGGTGGGCGATGCTTTCCATTCAGGAGCACGCGACGACGGAAGAGGCGAGCATCGACCTGCTCGACTTCATCCTCCAGCCGTCCAACTGGCTCGCGGCGATTCGACGTGAGACGGACCCGGCCATCTGGCCGGGCCAGAACACGCTTTATCAACGACGCGTGGGCCCGCTGCGCATCTGCGCCGTGGTGGAGATCTCCACGGGGCTGGAGGTCTCGCTCCACATCGCGTTCCGCGCGCCGGGGCTCACGCCCGTGAAGGCCGCGGACCACCTGGAGAGCTTCCTCAAGCAGCGGCTTCCCCTGACGCCCAACTCCGAGTGGCAGGTCGAAGTCGACGAGCGCCGGTGGATTCACTTCTCCCGGCGCTACGCGGCTTCGCACCTCACCGCGTGAGCGCGTCGTCACCCGCGAGCCGAGTCACCCGCGCGGCGTCTGCATCTCGCCACCGATGACTCGCCCCTGGGACACTTCAATGAGCCAGTAGCCCTCCCGGCCTTCTTCGGTGGAGGAGCCCGCGCCGAAGATGTGTGGGCGATCCGCGGTGGCCGGGTGGTGATAGCGCTGATGGATGTGGCCATGCAGCACGGCGTGGCGAGGCCCGGGCAACAGCCTGAGCAGCGCCTGCGCGTCACGCAGCCCATGGTGCCAGTGGTCCGCGTGTCCCTGCCGCGTCAGCGGCGCGTGGTGGACCACGACGAGCACCGCGCGGCCCTCCAGCCTCGGGTCCTTCAGCAGCGCGGAGAGCGCACCCAACTGCGCGTCGCCGATGACACCGTACGAAAGCCCCGGGGTGAAAGGGACACGCGCGGACAACAGCCCCACCACGGCGGCCTCCGCGCCGAGCAATCGCACGAAGGGAAAGGCGCCCTCGCCGCGATACTCCGGAAGGTCACTGTGCAGCAGATGACCGAAGTGGCTCGCGAAGCGTCCCTTCTGGTGGCTGCCCGGCGTGAAGACGTCGTGGTTGCCGGGGATGATGGTGCAGCGGCGAGGGTCCTCCGCCAGGGAGCCCAGGGCCTCGCGCGCGCCGCGGAACTCGCTGTCGAGCGCGTAGGCGGTGAGGTCTCCGGAGAGGATGAAGTGGTCGGCGGCGTGGCGCTCGACGTCGCGGGCAATGGAGGAGAGCGCGTGGCGCGCGCGGGCGTAGCGCTTCGCGCGGCCCCCCACCGTGAGCTCGACCAGGGCAACCCAGCGCCGCCAGCCCAGCCGCCGGAGGGGCAGCGCGAAGTAGTCGTCGGTGATGTGGACGTCGGAGCAGTGGATGAAGCGCATGGAGTCTCTCGCCCGAGCAACGGCCCACCGGGTGCCGGCATTCTCTCCGGATGTCCCACGAGAGGAAGCAGCATCTCGGGACGACATGTTAGGAACACGGCCGGAGTTCCCCCACCATGAGCGACTTTCGCGGGCGCTTCGCCCCCAGCCCCACCGGGCGCATGCACCTGGGCAACATCCGCAGCGCGCTGCTGGGCTGGCTCCAGGCCCGCGCCGCCCAGGGCCGCTTCCTCCTGCGCATCGAGGACCTGGACCGCGCGCGCTGCAAACCCCAGTACGTGGACGACCTGATGCGCGACCTGCGCTGGCTCGGCCTCGACTGGGATGAGACGCCGCTCGTCCAGAGCCAGCGCGATGACGTCTACCGCGAGGCGCTCTCCACGCTGGAGCGCGAGGGGCTCGTCTATCCGTGCTTCTGCACGCGCGCGGAGATTGCCCGCGCCGCCAGCGCGCCGCATGGACTCTCCGAGGAAGGCCCTCGCTATCCGGGCACCTGCGCGCACCTGACTCGCGAGCAGCAGGCCGAGCGCGCCAGGACGCGTCCCCCGGCCTGGCGCTTCCGCGCGCGCCCCGGTGAAGTCCCCTTCGTCGATGCGCTGATGGGCCCCTACACCCAGGACGTCGAGGCCGTGGTGGGCGACTTCGTGGTGCGCCGCAACGACGGCGTCGCCAGCTACCAGCTCGCCGTCGTCGTGGATGACGCCGCGACCCACATCACCCACGTGCTGCGCGGCGATGACCTGCTCTCCTCCACGCCGCGTCAGCTCCAGCTCCACGAAGCCCTGGGCTCCCAGGCGCCCGGCTTCCTCCATGTCCCCCTGGTGATGGGCGAGGACGGCAAGCGCCTGGCCAAGCGCGAGGGAGCCTTCGCGCTCGCGGAGCTGCGCGAGCGCGGCCTCGAACCCGAGCGTGTGCTGGGCCTGCTCGCCGCATGGAGCGGGCTGGGGGACGGGACGCCTCGGACACTCGATGCGCTGGTGAAGTCCTTCTCGGTGGAGGCGCTGCCCCGCTCGCCCGTCGTGGCGCGTGAGGCCCAGCTCATCGAAGCACTCGGCCTGCGGTGAGCTCCCGCCGACTCCCTCTCCGCGAGGGAGCGTGCGACCCCATGGAATCGTCTGGGGCCTGACAGTGCCCATCTTTCCTCCGGTCCCGAGCATGCCCATTCCGGGGTGCTCGTCCGTGTCAGGAGGCCTGGCCCATGGCAACCACCATCGTGGAGAACGAGAAACCTGGCGTCATCGGCGCCACCGCGGGGACACCCTTCAAGCTGAGCTGGGGTGCCATCCTCGGAGGCACCATCGTCGCGCTCGGGGTGCTCCTCCTGCTGTACTCACTGGGCCTCGCGCTGGGCCTGTCCTCGGTGGACCCCGGCAATCCCGACACCGCGCGCTCGGCGGGCATCGGCACGGGCATCTGGAGCATCATCGCTCCGCTCATCGCCCTGTTCGTCGGCGGCTTCGTCGCCGCGCGCACCGCGGGCGTCCTGGACAAGGGCGGCGGCGCGATGCACGGCGCGGTGATGTGGGGACTGACGACGCTGCTGGGCGTCCTGCTCCTGGGCATGCTCATCTCCACCGTCGTCGGCACCGCCCTGCGTGTGACCACAGGGCTGGTGGGCGCCACCGGCGCGGCCGTGGCGGGCGCGGCCTCTCAAGGGGGTGAGGCCGCGCAGGCCTTCGGCATCAACGCCAACGACGCGCTGGGCCCGGTGAACCAGCGGCTGCGCGAGGAGGGCAAGCCCGCCATCACCGCCAACCAGCTCGAGGCGGCCACCAAGGACATCGCCACCACCGCCGTGCGCACGGGGAACCTGGACCGCGAGGTGCTGGTGACCTCC is part of the Myxococcus landrumus genome and encodes:
- a CDS encoding metallophosphoesterase family protein, encoding MRFIHCSDVHITDDYFALPLRRLGWRRWVALVELTVGGRAKRYARARHALSSIARDVERHAADHFILSGDLTAYALDSEFRGAREALGSLAEDPRRCTIIPGNHDVFTPGSHQKGRFASHFGHLLHSDLPEYRGEGAFPFVRLLGAEAAVVGLLSARVPFTPGLSYGVIGDAQLGALSALLKDPRLEGRAVLVVVHHAPLTRQGHADHWHHGLRDAQALLRLLPGPRHAVLHGHIHQRYHHPATADRPHIFGAGSSTEEGREGYWLIEVSQGRVIGGEMQTPRG
- the gluQRS gene encoding tRNA glutamyl-Q(34) synthetase GluQRS, which encodes MSDFRGRFAPSPTGRMHLGNIRSALLGWLQARAAQGRFLLRIEDLDRARCKPQYVDDLMRDLRWLGLDWDETPLVQSQRDDVYREALSTLEREGLVYPCFCTRAEIARAASAPHGLSEEGPRYPGTCAHLTREQQAERARTRPPAWRFRARPGEVPFVDALMGPYTQDVEAVVGDFVVRRNDGVASYQLAVVVDDAATHITHVLRGDDLLSSTPRQLQLHEALGSQAPGFLHVPLVMGEDGKRLAKREGAFALAELRERGLEPERVLGLLAAWSGLGDGTPRTLDALVKSFSVEALPRSPVVAREAQLIEALGLR